The genomic DNA TCACTAAAGGTTGCCCCTGTGGCTGTCCGTCCTTCCGTTAGGCGGGGTGGTTGCCCAAATAAAAATGCCAAAACATCTCCCTGTCTACCGAAGGGGTCGCTTAAACCCAAGGAAAACAAATAAGTAGTGGAGTTGGCATAGGCTGAAGAATTGACAGAATTGCTAAATGTCCAGCCCCCCCATGCCCCTAAGCGCAGCGTAGGACTGATTGCCCAGTTCAGGGTGCCACTGATGGCATTGGTCTGCGTTGCCTGCAATCTGGGATCACCACTAAACAGAATGCCTGGATTATCCGCATTAAAACTACCGGTTAAAGTAGCTAGCTCCCCCCTGGCAGAATAGGCATTGATGTAACCAATCCCCGCCCACACGGTATCCGCAGGTTTGGTGAGCAACTGTACCCCTAAAGCACTGTTCTCTGCCCCCGTAATGCCACCTGTCCTGGGATCGGCACTATTGCGGGTCCCGTAGGCAAATTGTAATCGGGCTTGGTCGCTCAATAGCCAGTCAAAACCTACCCCTGACTGCAAGTTACCAATCTTAAACAGGGGACTAGCTTCGGCAAAGCGGGAAATAGCACCCCGCCCTGTGTCAAAGTAAGGGGAATTAGGCGTGAGCACGGAACCCAAACTAAACCCCGCCGGACGAATCGTAAACACAACTCTGTCGTCAAAGGCAGGGAACCTGTACTCCAAATTCTCAATAGCGAAGTTGTTGTCGGTACTAGACTGATAGGACAGTAATGCCATCTGGGTGTTGAGGTTTTCCTGCCGCCCAAAACCTAAAGCAGCGTTGCTGCCTGTTGTACCAAAGTTGGCAGACTGTAAACCAATCCGTAACCGATCGTTGCCCGTAAAGGATGCCACTACCTGCAACCGTGCCACATAGGGAAATACTACATTGGGGTTACTATTACCTGTAGGTGCCCCTGTTGCCCCCGCTAAGCCAAATACTACTTCCCCGCCCAGCTTGGCAACGGTGGAAAATTGTTGTCCCTCTATACTAGTAACTCTCTTCTCTAAACTATCTAACCTCCCCTTTACGGCAGCCACCTCAGCGGCAAATTCCTCTTGCAATCTTTGTAGGATCGCTAAATCATCCTTGTTAACTTTGTCGGCTAAACCCGCTGCTACCAGTTCGTTGATTTTTGTTAAACAAGCGTTTAGCCCTGCGGCAAACTCATAACGGCTCAGGGGGCGCTGCCCGCGATAGGTACGATCGGGATACCCGGCAATACACCCATACCGTTCTACCAAACTCTGTAAAGCACTAAATGCCCAGTCTGTTGGTTGTACATCAGATAACTGGGACACACTAGTGACCTGTGCCATAGGGGGCAGGTTTTTGTCCACATTTTCCAACTCTAGCCCGATCGTTTGCGCTAGTACAATGGGGCACCATACTATTGCCCCAAAAGCACAGCCTACCCCTATCACTTTGGTCATAGTCTCCCTCACACTGTGCCAGTAAGATAACAATGTTTGTAGTCAGTGTCAAGCACAGGGGATATGCACTCTGTCAGACTAATGCTGACTAT from Pseudanabaenaceae cyanobacterium SKYG29 includes the following:
- a CDS encoding iron uptake porin, whose translation is MTKVIGVGCAFGAIVWCPIVLAQTIGLELENVDKNLPPMAQVTSVSQLSDVQPTDWAFSALQSLVERYGCIAGYPDRTYRGQRPLSRYEFAAGLNACLTKINELVAAGLADKVNKDDLAILQRLQEEFAAEVAAVKGRLDSLEKRVTSIEGQQFSTVAKLGGEVVFGLAGATGAPTGNSNPNVVFPYVARLQVVASFTGNDRLRIGLQSANFGTTGSNAALGFGRQENLNTQMALLSYQSSTDNNFAIENLEYRFPAFDDRVVFTIRPAGFSLGSVLTPNSPYFDTGRGAISRFAEASPLFKIGNLQSGVGFDWLLSDQARLQFAYGTRNSADPRTGGITGAENSALGVQLLTKPADTVWAGIGYINAYSARGELATLTGSFNADNPGILFSGDPRLQATQTNAISGTLNWAISPTLRLGAWGGWTFSNSVNSSAYANSTTYLFSLGLSDPFGRQGDVLAFLFGQPPRLTEGRTATGATFSDPAVGLHYEVFYRYRLDRNISITPGFFFVTNPNHVSGRDTIFVGTIRTVFRF